A stretch of the Vulcanisaeta souniana JCM 11219 genome encodes the following:
- a CDS encoding digeranylgeranylglycerophospholipid reductase yields the protein MENFDVIVVGAGTGGSYASYILAKAGFNVALIEMKSRNKVFKTTGDAIGVHHIDRMVIKPPSDVFMIRYEGAELYSPDLSIKYVVLGKGFGLDMAKWARWLIGEAERAGVHVLDNHKVQGPIIENGSVTGIKVLKPNGSVEDFKAKVVIDASGVGAVVRSRLPREWWVSEPLLPEDVSNAYREVIQVDYEIERPEYIRIYLDSKIAPGGYWWLFPKSSNTMNIGLGLWGKLSEENGINPRHNYDRYLANSQYTRGRKIIHVGGGIVPTRRPLPSLVANGFLAVGDAAVTVNPVHGGGIGPALLSAELASKAVIDAFERNDVSERGLWKYNLEYLKAYGTKQAMLDVFRLMLQTLTDDQLNRGLRARLLTEDEVLEISERGSLELSFIDKLKIGLRLMKVPDVASKLRLALRYMNEIKSLYETYPTDPSALSSWYGKVVNAYREYARGLGLSLKWLSNA from the coding sequence ATGGAGAATTTTGATGTTATAGTGGTTGGCGCAGGCACAGGTGGTTCCTATGCCTCATATATACTTGCCAAGGCAGGTTTTAATGTAGCCCTCATAGAGATGAAGAGCAGGAACAAGGTGTTCAAGACTACGGGTGATGCCATCGGTGTTCACCACATTGATCGAATGGTAATTAAGCCACCGAGTGACGTCTTCATGATACGGTATGAAGGCGCGGAGCTCTATAGTCCTGACCTATCCATAAAGTACGTGGTTCTCGGCAAGGGCTTCGGACTAGACATGGCTAAATGGGCTAGGTGGCTTATAGGAGAGGCTGAGAGGGCTGGTGTTCATGTGCTCGATAACCATAAGGTTCAGGGACCAATAATAGAGAATGGTTCAGTTACCGGCATTAAGGTCTTGAAGCCTAACGGTTCTGTTGAGGATTTCAAGGCTAAGGTCGTCATTGACGCCAGCGGCGTTGGCGCCGTCGTCAGAAGTAGGCTTCCCCGCGAATGGTGGGTTTCGGAACCATTATTACCTGAGGACGTCTCTAATGCGTATAGGGAGGTGATACAGGTTGATTATGAGATCGAGAGACCAGAGTACATAAGGATATACCTTGATTCTAAAATAGCTCCTGGTGGTTACTGGTGGTTGTTTCCGAAGAGTTCAAACACAATGAACATTGGGCTTGGTCTATGGGGTAAACTAAGTGAGGAGAATGGTATAAACCCGAGGCATAATTACGATAGGTACCTAGCCAACAGCCAATACACTAGGGGTAGGAAGATAATTCATGTGGGTGGTGGTATTGTACCGACACGTAGGCCATTACCATCGCTAGTAGCCAATGGATTCCTTGCGGTTGGTGATGCCGCGGTTACCGTGAACCCAGTACATGGTGGCGGTATAGGGCCTGCCCTTCTCTCGGCTGAGTTGGCTTCAAAGGCCGTGATTGATGCCTTTGAGAGGAACGACGTATCAGAGAGGGGCTTGTGGAAGTATAACCTTGAGTACTTGAAGGCCTATGGCACAAAGCAGGCAATGCTTGACGTGTTTAGGTTAATGCTTCAGACGCTCACTGATGATCAACTCAACAGAGGTCTAAGGGCAAGGCTCCTCACTGAGGACGAGGTATTGGAAATATCAGAGAGGGGTTCATTGGAGTTATCATTTATTGACAAGTTGAAAATAGGCCTACGCCTAATGAAGGTACCTGACGTCGCATCCAAATTAAGGCTTGCGTTGAGGTACATGAATGAGATAAAGTCTTTATACGAGACATACCCAACGGATCCCAGCGCCTTGTCCAGTTGGTATGGAAAGGTGGTGAACGCATATAGGGAGTATGCAAGGGGACTTGGTTTATCCCTTAAATGGTTATCTAACGCTTAA
- a CDS encoding metal-dependent hydrolase: protein MSAQSYIKWLGHAAFEIMLSGKKILIDPWISNPLSPVSLNEVTSVDYILVTHDHFDHLGETVDIAKRTNATVIGVFELVNYLSEQGVKNTIGMNVGGFAKLSSEVEVYVTPALHSSSRGVPVGFIIKAPEATIYHAGDTGLFSEMDLLGKLFKIDVAMLPIGSLFTMDPRQAAYALTLLRPRAAIPMHYNTFPDIKQDPQQFKELAESMLPDVKVFILKPGEILQLPIK from the coding sequence ATGAGTGCGCAATCATACATTAAATGGCTTGGTCATGCGGCCTTCGAGATAATGCTAAGCGGAAAGAAGATACTAATAGATCCATGGATCTCAAACCCACTATCTCCGGTATCCCTTAATGAAGTTACGAGTGTTGATTACATTCTCGTAACGCATGACCACTTTGATCATTTGGGCGAGACCGTGGATATAGCCAAGAGGACCAATGCCACTGTTATCGGCGTATTCGAACTAGTGAATTACCTGAGCGAGCAGGGTGTTAAGAACACCATAGGTATGAATGTTGGTGGTTTTGCTAAGTTATCGAGTGAAGTCGAGGTTTACGTAACACCTGCGCTACATAGCTCCAGCAGGGGAGTGCCCGTGGGTTTCATAATAAAGGCCCCCGAGGCCACGATATACCATGCTGGGGACACGGGGCTCTTCAGCGAGATGGACCTACTGGGCAAGTTATTTAAGATTGATGTCGCCATGCTACCAATAGGCAGCCTCTTCACCATGGATCCCAGGCAAGCAGCCTACGCATTAACACTATTGAGGCCGAGGGCAGCAATACCAATGCATTACAATACATTCCCAGACATTAAGCAGGACCCACAGCAGTTTAAGGAACTTGCGGAGTCAATGCTTCCCGACGTTAAGGTATTCATTCTAAAGCCAGGCGAGATTTTACAATTGCCAATCAAGTAA
- the hjc gene encoding Holliday junction resolvase Hjc — MSLPKRKGSAHERALANKLWDMGLAVLRGCSSGGGVRKRFVPDIVAMGPGFVLIFEAKYRSERNPIRIEEEKIARLLEFAQRAKGDAYVAIKFRGDDWRFLPVTSKEGLLVKPEDLGNAYTLEQLINKYMSKSLMEYLK; from the coding sequence ATGAGTCTGCCAAAGAGAAAGGGTTCGGCACACGAGAGGGCTTTGGCAAATAAGTTATGGGATATGGGCCTAGCCGTTCTCAGGGGTTGCTCATCGGGCGGTGGCGTTAGGAAGAGGTTTGTACCTGATATAGTCGCCATGGGCCCTGGCTTCGTATTAATATTCGAGGCTAAGTACAGATCAGAAAGAAACCCCATAAGAATCGAGGAGGAGAAGATAGCCAGACTACTTGAGTTTGCCCAGAGGGCTAAGGGCGATGCCTACGTTGCCATAAAGTTTAGGGGAGACGATTGGCGTTTCCTCCCTGTCACGAGTAAGGAGGGCCTTCTCGTTAAACCCGAGGATTTAGGTAATGCCTATACACTTGAGCAATTGATCAACAAGTACATGAGCAAGTCATTAATGGAATACCTAAAGTAA
- a CDS encoding TATA-box-binding protein has protein sequence MPNPTYRIENIVATVNLGVDLDLDKLAERLPAAEYNPEQFPGLILRLQRPKISALIFRTGKMVCTGAKSENELKRAVKELVRLLNEHGADVPITPEIQVQNIVASGNLHAEVDIEKSALMLENSMYEPEQFPGLIYRMDDPKVVLLIFSSGKIVCTGAKKEMQVKDAVFKIHDVLKDIGALYEEVSKEEEEF, from the coding sequence ATGCCAAATCCCACCTATCGTATTGAGAATATTGTTGCTACGGTAAATCTTGGCGTTGATTTAGACCTTGACAAGCTCGCAGAGAGGCTCCCCGCGGCTGAGTATAACCCCGAGCAATTCCCTGGCTTGATCCTCAGGCTTCAGAGGCCAAAAATATCCGCGTTGATCTTTAGGACGGGTAAGATGGTGTGCACGGGTGCTAAGAGTGAGAATGAACTTAAGAGAGCCGTTAAGGAGTTAGTTAGGTTGCTTAATGAGCATGGGGCTGACGTACCAATCACGCCGGAGATTCAGGTACAGAACATAGTGGCCTCCGGCAACCTGCATGCAGAGGTCGATATTGAGAAGTCGGCCTTGATGCTCGAGAACTCGATGTACGAGCCCGAGCAGTTTCCTGGCCTAATCTATAGGATGGATGACCCAAAGGTCGTCCTCCTAATATTCAGCTCCGGAAAGATAGTGTGCACAGGCGCCAAGAAGGAGATGCAGGTTAAGGACGCAGTTTTTAAGATTCATGATGTGCTTAAAGACATAGGGGCGTTGTATGAGGAGGTCAGTAAGGAAGAGGAGGAGTTTTAG
- a CDS encoding eS25 family ribosomal protein has product MGGKKKPTLSQLAKKQDKQQPAPAKPAAKGRKTTAEERQTAKASLVEPKLLSDVEKEVTKWEYVTPYLVANRFNTKISVAYQILRTLAGKGTLVLVSKGHRTEVYTTPERLRQIAA; this is encoded by the coding sequence ATGGGTGGAAAGAAGAAACCAACATTATCACAATTAGCCAAGAAACAGGACAAGCAACAACCGGCGCCGGCGAAGCCGGCAGCCAAGGGCAGGAAGACGACAGCTGAGGAAAGACAAACCGCCAAAGCCTCCCTGGTGGAGCCTAAACTACTCAGTGACGTTGAGAAGGAGGTCACGAAATGGGAGTACGTAACGCCATACTTGGTGGCGAATAGATTCAACACAAAGATAAGTGTTGCCTACCAAATATTGAGGACGCTCGCGGGCAAGGGAACACTGGTACTCGTTTCAAAGGGACACAGGACAGAGGTATACACGACACCGGAGCGGCTTAGGCAGATCGCCGCATAG
- a CDS encoding ArsR family transcriptional regulator: protein MSRDFDDFSVILLRPRRVQILRLLISQGTMKISDIRKLLNAPASSLYYDIEILKANGLIIKDGPYVKITSKGRALIEKADGILAQGPRKPGAKSEELTNILLMRPLTINMYRLGPNALLIYSTIIIVLGLVMAFMQGYELLLLIFVESNYLVPVGITTVSILAYLGIALFIYRYLLSSEIIDLKLLSGILASLIPMSLYPTIMTLITPWVAPLPLSIIDALLKALLPLASLIVLATVLSMTSGKPVEYSLLFETIFLLIPSVIIYIALFK, encoded by the coding sequence ATGAGTAGGGACTTTGATGATTTTAGTGTCATATTATTGAGACCAAGGAGAGTGCAGATACTTAGGTTATTGATTAGTCAGGGTACCATGAAGATCTCGGACATTAGGAAATTATTGAATGCGCCCGCCTCGTCTCTTTACTATGACATTGAGATCTTGAAGGCCAATGGACTTATCATTAAGGATGGCCCGTACGTAAAGATAACCAGTAAGGGAAGGGCATTAATTGAGAAAGCCGATGGGATATTGGCTCAAGGCCCCAGGAAACCTGGTGCAAAGTCCGAGGAATTAACCAATATTCTACTTATGAGGCCGCTGACGATAAACATGTATAGGCTTGGACCAAACGCCCTCCTTATCTACTCAACCATAATAATAGTCCTTGGGTTAGTTATGGCATTCATGCAGGGTTATGAATTATTACTACTTATCTTCGTTGAGAGTAATTACCTAGTGCCTGTCGGTATAACCACCGTGTCGATACTGGCCTACCTAGGCATTGCACTATTCATTTACAGGTATTTGCTTAGTAGCGAGATCATAGACCTCAAGTTACTGAGCGGGATCCTCGCCTCGTTGATACCGATGTCATTATACCCAACAATAATGACGTTAATAACGCCCTGGGTGGCACCATTACCGCTCTCCATAATTGACGCCCTACTGAAGGCTTTATTGCCCCTCGCCAGCTTAATAGTACTTGCCACCGTGCTCTCAATGACCTCGGGAAAACCCGTGGAGTACTCCCTGCTTTTTGAAACGATTTTCCTACTAATACCATCAGTCATAATATACATTGCCCTGTTTAAGTGA
- a CDS encoding methyltransferase: MRIVILDNVYSPAEDSWQTAELLSWIVGNYVSNEEPRVIDVGSGTGVLALTALLSAMNKGRVAWIIAIDHDRSAAINTRINLANNGLYQYADVVSMNVLDAIRGGVRIDVIVSNPPYLPGSWDEDWRIFGGPDGNNVTRQLITHACGGNALLIVLTQSSLSNWEETTKLLRDCNYRLVMIKASHYFFEDIITMVFLKVNH; this comes from the coding sequence ATGAGGATCGTAATACTAGACAACGTTTACTCCCCAGCTGAGGACTCATGGCAAACGGCTGAGTTGCTTAGCTGGATCGTGGGTAATTACGTGAGTAATGAAGAGCCGCGGGTAATAGATGTAGGTTCAGGCACCGGTGTATTGGCATTAACGGCACTACTGAGCGCAATGAATAAGGGGCGCGTCGCGTGGATCATCGCAATAGATCATGATCGCAGCGCCGCAATTAACACTAGAATTAACCTCGCTAATAACGGGCTTTATCAATATGCTGACGTCGTTTCGATGAATGTCCTCGATGCGATTAGAGGTGGAGTTCGTATTGACGTTATTGTTAGTAACCCTCCATATCTCCCTGGTAGTTGGGATGAGGATTGGAGGATATTCGGCGGCCCCGATGGTAATAATGTGACCAGGCAATTAATAACCCATGCATGTGGCGGTAATGCCCTCCTAATTGTGTTAACGCAGTCCTCCTTGTCGAATTGGGAGGAAACCACTAAATTACTGAGGGATTGCAATTATAGGTTGGTCATGATTAAGGCATCTCATTATTTTTTCGAGGATATAATAACCATGGTCTTTTTGAAGGTTAACCATTGA
- a CDS encoding phosphate signaling complex PhoU family protein, whose translation MSIVKFEPETRRVQLTGGATLIVSLPKEWTRQVDLKPGDEVLVIPQPDLSLLIVPKKMVKAPLLESSINVTQDVSNMDHLERVLLAHYLSGYDLFKLNFDISTLNLKKQVKDVVRRKLTGVEIIEEGRNTLVIQNLVNVPDINIKDIIIKLVKTVVGMIDDLKVPVENGDGSIAMDIIERDNEVDKFYWLLNRQLKRVLVSKHALSLSGIQDPRSIIEYAIINKSLERAADHAVKIAREIVNLENKYVLLIPQDLRQSFSDLLTKDSAIMNNIGKVMMERLDTKEVNYIIDTVKYEIRTTTDSLGSSLANYNLTTQAAASAKLILDSIYRIAEYASDVGEALLNLAIEQFS comes from the coding sequence ATGTCTATAGTGAAATTTGAGCCGGAAACAAGGAGGGTCCAATTAACAGGTGGTGCAACACTAATAGTGTCCCTGCCAAAGGAGTGGACTAGGCAGGTTGACCTTAAGCCAGGCGATGAGGTATTGGTAATACCGCAGCCAGACCTATCATTGCTTATAGTGCCCAAGAAAATGGTTAAGGCGCCATTACTTGAGTCATCAATAAACGTGACCCAGGACGTATCTAACATGGATCACCTCGAGAGGGTCCTACTGGCCCATTACCTGTCTGGTTATGATCTATTTAAGCTTAACTTCGACATATCGACATTAAACTTGAAAAAGCAGGTTAAGGATGTAGTCCGGAGGAAGCTGACCGGCGTTGAGATCATCGAGGAGGGCAGAAACACACTCGTCATTCAAAACCTCGTTAATGTCCCTGACATTAATATTAAGGATATAATCATAAAGCTCGTGAAGACCGTGGTTGGCATGATAGATGACCTTAAGGTCCCTGTGGAGAATGGTGATGGTTCAATAGCCATGGATATAATTGAGAGGGATAACGAGGTTGACAAATTCTACTGGCTACTAAATAGGCAGTTAAAGAGGGTCTTGGTCAGTAAGCACGCCCTCAGTCTGTCTGGTATTCAGGACCCAAGGAGTATCATTGAATACGCTATAATCAATAAGTCGCTGGAGAGGGCGGCTGACCATGCTGTCAAGATAGCCAGGGAAATAGTCAACCTGGAGAATAAGTACGTGCTTTTAATACCGCAGGATCTTCGACAAAGCTTCAGTGACCTGCTCACCAAGGATTCAGCAATAATGAATAACATTGGCAAGGTCATGATGGAGAGACTAGACACTAAGGAAGTTAATTACATAATTGATACGGTGAAATACGAAATCCGGACAACCACGGATTCACTGGGTTCCTCACTGGCTAATTACAACTTAACCACACAGGCAGCTGCATCAGCAAAGTTAATACTAGATAGCATCTACAGGATCGCTGAGTACGCGTCGGACGTTGGTGAAGCGCTACTTAACCTAGCAATCGAGCAGTTCAGTTAA
- a CDS encoding Hsp20/alpha crystallin family protein: MTMEQNTTDIAVGINKVEAGINELISKLANVVDPRLVTREPPMDVIDNGDSIIILADLPGVKKDSIKVRVGNNYVEIAAEPQPLPVVGKAARLERLSNFRVYRKVELGVRLKVDGAKAAYRDGVLQVIIPKLGSIAETEVLIE, encoded by the coding sequence ATGACGATGGAACAAAACACTACTGATATTGCGGTGGGCATAAATAAGGTGGAGGCTGGGATAAATGAGTTGATTAGTAAGTTGGCTAATGTGGTTGATCCAAGGCTTGTGACGAGGGAGCCGCCCATGGATGTAATCGATAATGGTGACTCAATAATAATACTCGCTGATCTGCCTGGCGTTAAGAAGGATAGTATTAAGGTTAGGGTTGGTAATAACTATGTGGAGATTGCGGCTGAGCCACAGCCATTGCCAGTTGTCGGTAAGGCCGCTAGGCTGGAGAGACTAAGTAATTTTAGGGTATATAGGAAGGTGGAGCTTGGTGTGAGGCTTAAGGTTGATGGGGCAAAGGCGGCCTATAGGGATGGCGTGCTTCAGGTAATTATTCCTAAATTAGGTAGTATAGCCGAGACGGAGGTTTTAATAGAATAG
- a CDS encoding NAD(P)/FAD-dependent oxidoreductase: MSEGRGLISLTADAVVIGAGIVGLATAYYLARRGFSVVVLEKSYVGSGSSTRNAGRYRVHFGNRENTEFAIRAIRKLESLSGELGWNGVFERAGYLWLARRKEVLEHYGKLNEQLWKPMGVPVQILTVDELRDRFPYINTQGIVGAIFGPQDGAFHHDYLVMGYYERSLDLGVKVFEYSEVKNIGIENGRVTSVSSGDVFVRTKNVIFTAGAWTGEVMKRTLNIDIPIKPARREIGITEPVRPLINTYVIDTETNLYVGQTMRGEILGSVELEGGEGFLPYGNTFTWLTTWARETVKLIPSLRNIRVMRIWSGYYEMTPDHSHVMGRSSTWPEGVYVLSGFSGHGFMLGPYAAELLARYIADGVVDPIMKPFLPDRFATGNLIKELLVI, translated from the coding sequence ATGAGCGAGGGTCGTGGATTAATCTCGTTAACGGCGGATGCCGTGGTCATTGGAGCAGGCATAGTTGGTTTGGCGACAGCCTACTACTTAGCCCGTAGGGGTTTCTCCGTTGTTGTTCTCGAGAAGAGTTACGTCGGTTCTGGAAGCTCAACAAGGAATGCGGGCAGGTATAGGGTTCACTTTGGGAATAGGGAGAATACTGAGTTCGCGATCAGGGCAATTAGGAAGCTGGAGTCCCTCAGCGGTGAGCTTGGTTGGAATGGGGTATTCGAGAGGGCCGGTTACCTATGGCTTGCCAGGCGTAAGGAGGTTCTTGAGCACTATGGAAAACTTAATGAGCAGTTATGGAAACCCATGGGCGTGCCCGTCCAAATACTCACTGTGGATGAACTAAGGGATAGATTTCCATACATAAATACGCAGGGCATAGTGGGCGCCATCTTTGGGCCTCAGGATGGTGCCTTCCACCATGATTACCTGGTGATGGGCTATTACGAAAGGTCCCTAGACCTGGGCGTTAAGGTATTTGAATACTCCGAGGTGAAGAATATAGGTATAGAGAACGGTAGGGTTACAAGCGTCTCAAGTGGTGATGTCTTTGTGAGGACGAAGAATGTCATATTCACGGCTGGTGCATGGACTGGGGAAGTCATGAAGAGAACCCTTAACATCGACATACCAATAAAACCCGCTAGGAGGGAGATCGGTATTACAGAGCCTGTGAGGCCATTAATCAACACATACGTCATAGATACTGAGACTAATCTATACGTTGGGCAAACCATGAGAGGAGAGATATTGGGTAGCGTTGAGCTTGAGGGCGGTGAGGGCTTTTTACCATATGGAAATACATTTACTTGGTTAACCACGTGGGCTAGGGAAACAGTGAAGTTGATCCCAAGCCTTAGGAATATAAGAGTTATGAGAATATGGTCTGGTTACTACGAAATGACCCCTGACCACAGTCATGTAATGGGTAGGTCAAGCACATGGCCGGAGGGTGTTTACGTACTTTCCGGTTTCTCAGGGCATGGTTTCATGCTTGGGCCATATGCCGCTGAATTACTCGCTAGGTATATCGCTGATGGTGTTGTTGATCCCATAATGAAGCCCTTCCTACCAGATAGGTTCGCCACCGGTAACCTCATTAAGGAGTTACTCGTTATTTAA
- a CDS encoding FAD-dependent oxidoreductase: protein MSKRPWIIEELSRGNYGVMHSSRYGETRGVICCEWWCEGYWASSGYYDLCSDKPVMPSKASSVPSLLRGFASPSSFPRSRLLISLWSLARNIARNSLNRSTINELPNIPEGITSTRVNSDVLIVGGGLAGLSTAKELSKLGLRVTIVEGENYLGGHLVVDDAEIKDLGHGSEFISKLSREVSDKVAVLNGVVFDGFLEDAVIGHSRDSSRLYIFSYKYLVLAQGFREVPLVFPGNGTPRMLTGLTTLKLVKWWGFRPRKVLVWGSDDWGVRVAMNLVQSGIEVYLGDNSAVIRSDLYRDKVDSLGIKSLIGMNITDAGDSGGGLRLVLENIRGKKAKRQVREEVVVDAVVSAVRVPVIDLPAQLNASIAYAPEIGGLVPRRGFTGDLGLANVYVVGDAGGLLPEFLVVRQARVTALSIGMKEGLVTQDVLDKELVELKRELVTTNSSYYNVILRFEEGLQGSGYYAEPNVVHAPMWATAGSVEDVENALRSARRQYLCFCEDVTLDDVLEATRVLMHGKRVRVRILHGEEEEYKSLRLPGMERIKRTVGLGTGPCQGKLCLISTNLILSFIYQKKPSELGLPRIRFPEASIPMATLAGGE from the coding sequence ATGAGTAAACGGCCATGGATCATTGAGGAACTTAGCCGTGGTAACTACGGCGTCATGCATAGCTCAAGGTATGGGGAGACGAGGGGGGTAATATGCTGCGAATGGTGGTGCGAGGGCTACTGGGCCTCGTCTGGATACTACGATCTATGCAGCGATAAGCCAGTAATGCCAAGCAAAGCCAGCAGTGTTCCCTCCCTACTTAGGGGCTTTGCAAGTCCATCGTCATTTCCCAGGAGCAGGTTGTTAATATCATTATGGTCCTTGGCCCGCAATATCGCCCGAAACTCCCTAAATAGATCCACAATTAATGAATTACCAAACATACCTGAAGGGATCACCAGCACTAGGGTCAATAGTGACGTACTAATAGTGGGCGGTGGCTTAGCCGGTCTATCAACAGCCAAGGAATTAAGTAAACTTGGGTTAAGGGTTACGATTGTTGAGGGTGAGAATTACCTTGGCGGTCACTTGGTGGTTGATGATGCTGAAATTAAGGATCTAGGGCATGGCAGTGAATTTATCAGCAAGTTGAGTAGGGAGGTCAGCGATAAAGTTGCTGTGCTAAATGGTGTTGTCTTTGATGGGTTCCTTGAGGATGCTGTTATTGGGCACTCCAGGGACTCCTCAAGGTTATACATATTCAGTTATAAGTATCTAGTCCTCGCCCAGGGATTCAGGGAAGTCCCGCTGGTCTTTCCTGGTAATGGCACTCCGCGAATGCTCACCGGTCTGACAACACTTAAGCTCGTTAAGTGGTGGGGCTTTAGGCCCAGGAAGGTCTTGGTTTGGGGTAGCGATGATTGGGGTGTTAGGGTAGCCATGAACCTTGTTCAATCAGGAATTGAGGTTTACCTAGGTGATAATTCCGCTGTCATTAGGAGTGACTTATATAGGGATAAGGTTGATTCTCTCGGTATCAAGTCTCTCATAGGCATGAACATAACCGATGCAGGGGATTCAGGTGGTGGTTTAAGGCTTGTCCTGGAAAACATAAGGGGTAAGAAGGCAAAGAGGCAGGTGAGGGAGGAGGTTGTTGTTGATGCCGTTGTGAGCGCCGTGAGGGTCCCCGTCATTGATCTACCGGCACAACTCAATGCCTCCATAGCCTATGCCCCGGAAATAGGTGGTTTAGTACCCAGGAGAGGCTTTACCGGCGATCTTGGCCTTGCCAATGTATACGTTGTTGGTGATGCGGGTGGCTTATTACCTGAGTTCCTAGTAGTGAGGCAGGCACGGGTAACTGCATTGAGCATAGGCATGAAGGAGGGCTTGGTTACCCAAGACGTTCTTGATAAGGAACTAGTCGAGCTCAAGAGGGAACTGGTTACTACTAATTCATCCTACTATAATGTAATACTTAGATTTGAAGAGGGGCTTCAGGGCAGTGGTTATTACGCTGAGCCTAATGTGGTGCATGCGCCAATGTGGGCTACCGCTGGGTCTGTTGAGGACGTGGAGAATGCCCTGAGGAGTGCTAGAAGGCAATACCTATGTTTCTGTGAGGATGTTACCCTAGACGATGTTCTAGAGGCCACTAGAGTACTGATGCATGGAAAGAGGGTTAGAGTTAGGATCCTCCATGGTGAGGAAGAGGAGTATAAGTCACTAAGGTTGCCAGGTATGGAGAGGATAAAGAGGACCGTTGGTTTAGGCACTGGTCCCTGCCAGGGTAAACTCTGCCTAATTAGCACGAACCTAATACTAAGCTTCATATACCAAAAGAAACCCAGTGAACTTGGTTTACCGAGGATTAGGTTCCCTGAGGCATCAATACCAATGGCTACCCTTGCGGGTGGTGAGTGA
- a CDS encoding ATP:cob(I)alamin adenosyltransferase, which translates to MTNVFVDCLRIDGSIRCPGDGGFSEVIVFGRHIKLRKDHPAIELMGRLDELEATAEWGIQETNNYEFRVIAAMTAALNTYLATGDDSWLKPIKELISKTCDLDSKELGWFIPGDKGTALLNLLRVKAREAERTAVKLLDDDHLPSDKISELIGMLNQLNKYIAHMIFLSNVRVFKNVNEKIKNLLG; encoded by the coding sequence ATGACCAACGTATTTGTTGATTGCCTGAGGATTGATGGATCAATAAGGTGCCCGGGGGATGGTGGATTCAGTGAGGTCATCGTGTTTGGCAGACATATTAAACTCAGGAAGGATCACCCAGCCATCGAACTCATGGGTAGACTTGATGAACTTGAGGCAACCGCTGAGTGGGGTATTCAGGAAACCAATAATTATGAGTTTAGGGTTATTGCCGCAATGACAGCTGCATTAAACACCTACCTAGCCACAGGCGACGATTCATGGCTTAAGCCCATTAAGGAATTAATTAGTAAAACATGTGATTTAGACAGTAAGGAGTTGGGGTGGTTCATACCGGGTGACAAGGGTACTGCACTACTTAACCTGCTTAGGGTCAAGGCCAGGGAGGCGGAGAGGACTGCCGTTAAGTTACTGGATGATGACCACCTACCCAGCGACAAGATTAGTGAACTAATTGGAATGCTTAATCAATTAAACAAGTACATAGCTCACATGATTTTCCTAAGCAATGTACGTGTGTTTAAGAACGTCAATGAAAAAATAAAGAACCTGCTTGGTTAA
- a CDS encoding TIGR00296 family protein produces the protein MFKPYSIEEGEFLVKLARKAVYEYLRSGKVIQAPPDTPPKLFKDKYGVFTTIEVFMGRNRRGELRGCIGFPQAVYNTVNGVIRSAIAAATEDPRFERMSTDELNNVTFEISVLSPLELLEPGNPRSYPNKIVVGRHGIVIQKGYYSGLLLPQVPVEYCWDSLTFLNEGCMKAFLPPDCWLDEDTSVLVYEAQIFKEAEPNGEVIERNLIEELKGCKNDAASKG, from the coding sequence ATGTTCAAACCGTACAGTATTGAGGAGGGAGAATTCCTGGTTAAACTCGCCAGGAAGGCCGTCTATGAGTACCTACGTAGTGGTAAGGTAATCCAAGCACCACCCGATACCCCGCCTAAACTGTTTAAGGATAAATACGGCGTCTTTACAACAATAGAGGTATTCATGGGCAGGAACAGGAGGGGTGAACTCAGGGGTTGCATTGGCTTCCCACAGGCCGTTTATAATACTGTGAATGGAGTTATTAGGAGCGCCATAGCCGCCGCCACTGAGGACCCTAGGTTCGAACGCATGAGCACTGATGAGCTTAATAACGTGACGTTCGAAATCTCCGTACTAAGTCCGCTCGAGCTACTCGAGCCAGGTAACCCTAGGAGTTACCCTAACAAGATCGTGGTTGGCAGGCACGGTATCGTCATACAGAAGGGTTATTACTCAGGGTTATTGCTTCCTCAAGTACCTGTTGAGTATTGTTGGGACTCACTGACATTCCTAAATGAGGGGTGCATGAAGGCATTCCTACCTCCTGATTGTTGGTTGGATGAAGACACTTCAGTGCTAGTCTATGAAGCTCAAATATTTAAGGAGGCTGAACCTAATGGAGAGGTTATCGAACGAAATCTAATCGAGGAATTAAAAGGGTGCAAGAATGACGCTGCCAGTAAAGGCTGA